In Candidatus Woesearchaeota archaeon, a genomic segment contains:
- a CDS encoding cytidylate kinase family protein, with amino-acid sequence MKITISGTLGSGKSTVAKIISEKLNIKRFNSGGLMRQMAEERNMTLNELQEIAEKDRSVDDEIDRRQKELGEKENDFIFEGRLGYHFIPDSYKIFLKTDVEVAAERILKSMNEENKERQQEGLKKDKNEIINSLKKRRESEQKRYQELYDLNYEDETNYDLIIDTTNINAEEVSNKIIKEIKK; translated from the coding sequence ATGAAAATAACAATATCTGGAACATTAGGAAGTGGAAAGAGCACAGTAGCAAAAATAATCTCAGAGAAACTAAACATAAAAAGATTTAATAGTGGAGGCCTAATGAGGCAAATGGCTGAAGAAAGAAATATGACTCTGAATGAATTACAAGAAATCGCTGAGAAAGACAGAAGCGTAGATGATGAAATAGATAGAAGACAAAAAGAACTAGGAGAAAAAGAAAATGATTTCATATTCGAAGGCAGATTAGGTTATCACTTCATACCTGATTCTTATAAAATATTCTTAAAAACAGATGTTGAAGTAGCTGCTGAAAGAATCTTAAAATCCATGAACGAAGAAAATAAAGAAAGACAACAAGAAGGACTAAAAAAAGATAAAAACGAGATAATAAACAGTCTTAAAAAAAGAAGAGAATCAGAACAAAAAAGATACCAAGAATTGTATGATTTAAACTACGAAGACGAAACTAATTATGATTTAATAATAGACACAACGAATATTAACGCGGAAGAAGTCAGCAATAAAATAATAAAAGAAATAAAAAAATAA
- the uppS gene encoding di-trans,poly-cis-decaprenylcistransferase, giving the protein MINIKPGHVGIIMDGNRRFAKSLNLSPWKGHEYGEKKVFELLEWCKDLNIKEVTVYAFSVQNINRPKLEFDYLMNIFLKCSENLLNDSKFLNSGVRIRVLGDLSLFPEDVRLRIDELVEKTKNNDSYFFNVALGYGGREEILRAVKRIANDVLTKNLSVEDIDESVFEDNLYLSSCPDLIIRTGGERRTSNFLPWQSTYSEWVFLDKKWPEFSKEDLVKCINDFSKRDRRFGK; this is encoded by the coding sequence GTGATTAATATTAAGCCTGGTCATGTCGGTATAATAATGGATGGTAATCGCAGATTTGCGAAGTCTTTAAATCTTAGTCCTTGGAAGGGTCATGAGTACGGTGAAAAAAAGGTTTTTGAATTGCTTGAGTGGTGTAAAGATCTTAATATTAAGGAAGTAACTGTTTATGCGTTTTCTGTTCAGAATATTAATAGGCCTAAGCTCGAATTTGATTATTTGATGAATATATTTCTTAAATGTTCTGAGAATCTTCTTAATGATTCTAAGTTTTTAAATTCTGGTGTTCGTATCAGAGTTCTTGGTGATTTATCTTTATTTCCTGAAGATGTCAGATTAAGGATTGATGAATTAGTTGAGAAAACTAAGAATAATGATTCTTATTTTTTTAATGTCGCGCTGGGTTATGGTGGTAGAGAAGAAATTCTTAGGGCTGTTAAAAGAATAGCTAATGATGTGTTAACTAAGAATTTAAGTGTTGAGGATATTGATGAGTCTGTTTTTGAGGATAATCTTTATCTTAGTTCTTGTCCTGATTTGATTATTAGAACGGGTGGTGAGCGTAGAACTAGTAATTTTTTGCCTTGGCAAAGCACGTATTCTGAATGGGTATTTTTAGATAAGAAATGGCCTGAATTTAGCAAAGAAGACTTGGTTAAGTGCATTAATGATTTTTCTAAGCGTGATAGAAGATTTGGGAAGTAA
- a CDS encoding PadR family transcriptional regulator, which translates to MVDKKVVVKKKSKKVVKANVVSESPFIEFKGLLSFLILHELSSKALAGEDLAKKIGKRKGTVLTPGTIYPALKKLKNKRLVRFEKQGRRKVYFLTVKGKHDLDLSYSLFSRYFFGLKNKIRRIKR; encoded by the coding sequence GTGGTTGATAAAAAAGTTGTTGTTAAGAAGAAATCTAAAAAAGTTGTTAAAGCTAATGTTGTTTCTGAGTCTCCTTTCATCGAATTTAAAGGGTTGCTTAGTTTCTTAATTCTTCATGAGTTAAGCAGTAAGGCTTTAGCAGGTGAGGACTTAGCTAAAAAAATTGGTAAGAGAAAAGGAACTGTTTTGACTCCGGGTACTATTTATCCTGCTCTTAAGAAACTTAAAAATAAGCGTTTAGTCAGGTTTGAGAAGCAGGGTAGGAGAAAAGTTTATTTTTTAACTGTTAAAGGAAAACATGATTTGGATTTGTCTTATTCTTTGTTTTCTAGGTATTTTTTTGGTTTAAAGAACAAGATTAGAAGGATTAAGCGTTAA
- a CDS encoding nucleotidyltransferase domain-containing protein: MAKKNNKSKKSVSDNKKESANVPGLDVDSQKKLDDIKKNLESLKDKLVAKFEGNLSGLALLPPSKDDEKKEKVNVLVVIDDSDSKKMSKDELRGKVAEVVSKMAESIKKSFNPLTVLVTDIWQNCFDAKYDLMELIANSATVYDTGILSSLKLAEIHKAMVTKKFEKYIVSYVLAGSLVQGRATPESDVDTFVVIDDTDVKKMTRVELKDKLRSIIISMVYEVRKMTGIDKELGVQVYLLTDFWESVKEANPVIFTFLRDGVPLFDRGTFMPWKQLLQMGRIKPSPEAIDMYAQAGDQVLDRVSLKFKEIGMEDFYWAALTTGQAAVMIYGLPPPTPKECSDVLRHLFVKKEKLLEDKHVKILERLVKVRKDLEHGILKKVSGKLLDELYEETEIFLSRMKKLFEEIQALKDKEVFVKLFDELVHALKEVLRLHGLDEVDENSLITITKSKLADKGLLSPNIFSELKSIFSAKKDFDAGKLTKSEVNKLVSNSKFVIAELLEHAQRRRLLEVQKTRVRFLHGSKTGEIILTGDELFLIEDIEVPEKNIRKAFLKDGKITRVVSCEPKDFEDALDSPSSGRDLQVCESLIIDLGKIFKDKIKLIL, translated from the coding sequence ATGGCTAAGAAAAATAACAAATCAAAAAAAAGTGTGTCTGATAATAAAAAAGAATCTGCTAATGTTCCTGGCTTAGATGTTGATTCTCAGAAAAAACTTGATGATATCAAGAAAAATCTAGAATCTTTGAAAGATAAATTAGTTGCTAAGTTTGAAGGTAACTTGTCGGGTTTGGCTCTTCTTCCTCCTAGTAAGGATGATGAGAAAAAGGAGAAAGTTAATGTCTTAGTTGTAATTGATGATTCTGATAGTAAAAAAATGAGTAAGGATGAGCTTCGTGGTAAAGTCGCAGAAGTTGTTTCTAAAATGGCTGAGAGTATTAAGAAATCTTTTAATCCTTTAACTGTTTTAGTTACTGATATTTGGCAGAATTGTTTTGATGCTAAGTATGATTTGATGGAGCTTATTGCTAATTCCGCCACGGTTTATGATACGGGTATTTTATCTTCTTTGAAATTGGCTGAGATTCATAAAGCTATGGTTACTAAGAAATTTGAGAAATACATTGTTTCTTATGTCTTAGCAGGTAGCTTAGTTCAGGGTAGGGCTACGCCTGAGTCTGATGTTGATACCTTCGTGGTTATTGATGATACTGATGTTAAAAAAATGACTAGGGTAGAACTTAAAGATAAGTTAAGATCTATTATTATTAGCATGGTTTATGAAGTTAGAAAAATGACGGGTATTGATAAAGAGTTAGGTGTTCAAGTTTATTTATTGACTGATTTCTGGGAGAGTGTTAAAGAAGCTAACCCTGTGATTTTTACTTTTTTAAGGGATGGTGTTCCTTTATTTGATCGTGGCACATTTATGCCTTGGAAGCAACTTCTTCAAATGGGTAGGATTAAACCTAGTCCTGAAGCTATTGATATGTATGCTCAAGCGGGCGATCAAGTTCTTGATCGTGTTTCTTTAAAATTTAAAGAGATTGGTATGGAGGATTTTTATTGGGCTGCGCTTACTACTGGTCAAGCAGCGGTCATGATTTATGGTTTGCCTCCTCCTACGCCTAAGGAGTGTTCTGATGTTCTTAGACATTTATTTGTTAAGAAAGAAAAATTGTTAGAGGATAAGCACGTTAAGATTCTGGAAAGATTAGTTAAGGTTAGGAAGGACTTGGAGCATGGTATTTTGAAGAAAGTATCTGGTAAATTATTGGATGAGTTGTATGAAGAAACGGAGATTTTTCTTAGTCGTATGAAGAAATTGTTTGAGGAGATTCAGGCTTTGAAAGACAAAGAGGTTTTTGTTAAGTTGTTTGATGAATTAGTTCATGCTTTAAAGGAAGTTCTTAGACTTCACGGGTTGGATGAGGTTGATGAAAACTCTTTGATAACTATTACTAAGTCTAAGCTCGCTGATAAGGGGTTGTTGTCTCCTAATATTTTTTCTGAGTTGAAAAGCATTTTTTCTGCTAAGAAAGATTTTGATGCTGGAAAACTTACAAAATCAGAGGTTAATAAGTTAGTGTCTAATTCTAAATTTGTTATAGCTGAGTTGTTGGAGCATGCTCAGCGTAGGCGTTTATTAGAGGTTCAAAAAACAAGAGTTAGGTTCTTGCATGGTTCTAAGACTGGTGAAATCATTTTGACGGGTGATGAATTGTTTTTAATTGAGGACATAGAGGTTCCTGAGAAAAATATTAGGAAGGCTTTTTTGAAAGATGGTAAAATAACTAGGGTTGTGAGTTGTGAGCCTAAGGATTTTGAGGATGCGTTGGATTCTCCTAGTTCTGGTAGGGACTTGCAGGTTTGTGAATCTTTAATTATTGATTTAGGTAAAATTTTTAAAGATAAGATAAAGTTAATACTTTGA
- the eno gene encoding phosphopyruvate hydratase: protein MILDSRGNPTVEAEVFTSSFVASAMVPSGASTGSHEAVELRDKTKEYRGKNVSKAVNKVKRVISPVLKGLAIDDQFLIDETMIAKDGSPNKKIIGSNAILGVSMACARVGAISYDLTLHEYLGKLVNNSKFVLPVPFANVINGGKHCGNELLFQEFMVVPYKAKNFEEAVRIVVEIYHSLKDILAESFGSFATSVGDEGGFAPPITRAEEALDLLTIASKKAGYFSKVGFALDPAASEFYHKDVKRYEVYKNKFMSSSELVEYYVGLVNDYKIISIEDPFSEDDFDGFAALTKRVGKKVQIVGDDLTVSNIERIKVAIQKKLCNALLLKVNQIGTVTEALDAVFLAKSAGWNVMVSHRSGETEDAFISDLAVGIGCGQIKLGAPARGERTAKYNQLLRISSVFPRMKYGKRGSL from the coding sequence ATGATTCTTGATTCTAGGGGTAATCCTACTGTCGAAGCAGAGGTTTTTACGTCTTCTTTTGTCGCTTCCGCGATGGTTCCTTCTGGTGCTAGTACGGGTTCTCATGAGGCTGTTGAATTAAGAGATAAAACTAAAGAGTACAGAGGTAAGAATGTTTCTAAAGCAGTTAATAAAGTTAAACGCGTTATTAGTCCTGTTTTGAAGGGATTAGCTATAGATGATCAATTCTTAATTGATGAAACCATGATTGCTAAAGATGGGAGTCCTAATAAAAAAATTATTGGTTCTAATGCTATACTAGGTGTTAGTATGGCTTGTGCTAGGGTTGGTGCGATTAGTTATGATTTAACGCTTCATGAATACTTGGGAAAATTAGTTAATAATTCTAAGTTTGTTTTACCTGTTCCTTTTGCTAACGTTATTAACGGAGGGAAGCATTGTGGTAATGAATTGTTGTTTCAAGAATTCATGGTTGTGCCTTATAAGGCTAAGAATTTTGAGGAAGCTGTTAGGATAGTAGTTGAAATTTATCATTCTTTAAAAGATATTCTCGCTGAGTCTTTTGGTTCTTTTGCTACGTCTGTGGGTGATGAAGGCGGATTTGCACCTCCTATTACTAGAGCGGAGGAAGCTCTTGATTTGTTAACTATCGCGTCTAAAAAAGCAGGTTATTTCTCTAAAGTTGGTTTCGCGTTAGATCCTGCGGCTTCTGAATTTTATCATAAAGATGTTAAGAGGTACGAAGTTTATAAAAATAAGTTTATGTCTTCTTCTGAATTAGTTGAGTATTATGTTGGATTAGTTAATGATTACAAAATTATTAGTATTGAGGATCCTTTCTCTGAAGATGATTTTGATGGCTTCGCAGCTCTTACTAAGAGGGTTGGTAAAAAAGTTCAAATAGTGGGTGATGATTTAACTGTGTCTAATATTGAAAGAATAAAAGTGGCTATTCAGAAAAAGCTTTGTAACGCTTTGCTTTTGAAAGTTAATCAAATAGGCACAGTTACTGAGGCTCTTGACGCGGTTTTTTTAGCTAAGAGTGCGGGTTGGAACGTCATGGTTAGTCATAGGAGTGGTGAAACTGAAGACGCGTTTATTTCTGATTTAGCGGTGGGTATTGGTTGTGGTCAAATAAAGTTAGGTGCTCCTGCTCGTGGTGAAAGAACTGCTAAATATAATCAATTATTAAGAATTAGCAGTGTTTTTCCTAGGATGAAGTATGGTAAGAGGGGTTCTTTATGA
- a CDS encoding CBS domain-containing protein, producing the protein MRTYFIRDIMTTTPVTIQVSETARTCAEIMASKEVGSLVVMNKQAFCGIVTEQDLVVKVVSSGISPDKILVKDIMTPSKDIISIEPGRSIYTAMVLMNNNDVRRLPVIEKGVLQGIVTMKDIFGIEPDLLDSMFEFLPDEHKSV; encoded by the coding sequence ATGAGGACTTATTTTATAAGAGATATTATGACGACGACACCTGTTACTATTCAGGTTTCTGAGACTGCTAGGACTTGTGCTGAGATAATGGCTTCTAAAGAAGTTGGTAGCTTAGTGGTTATGAATAAGCAAGCTTTTTGTGGTATAGTTACTGAGCAAGACTTAGTTGTTAAGGTTGTTTCTTCAGGTATTAGTCCTGATAAAATACTTGTTAAAGATATTATGACTCCTTCTAAAGATATTATTAGTATTGAGCCTGGTAGAAGTATTTATACTGCTATGGTTTTGATGAATAATAATGATGTTCGTCGTTTGCCTGTTATTGAGAAGGGTGTTTTGCAAGGTATTGTTACTATGAAGGACATTTTTGGTATTGAGCCTGATTTATTAGATAGTATGTTTGAGTTTCTGCCAGATGAACATAAATCTGTTTAG
- a CDS encoding 30S ribosomal protein S6e, translating into MVEFKLNIGDPVSKKTLKKDVKDAEAEAFIGKKIGESIKGDSFGLPGYEFVITGGSDYAGFPMRKDVLGGNRKKILIVKGIGIRKNEDGRKARRTVAGNTVITKTVQINLKVTKQGKTPLFEAPAEESPVEAPKEE; encoded by the coding sequence ATGGTAGAATTTAAGTTAAACATTGGGGATCCTGTTTCTAAGAAGACTTTGAAGAAGGATGTTAAAGATGCAGAAGCTGAGGCTTTTATTGGTAAAAAAATTGGGGAGTCTATAAAAGGTGATTCTTTTGGTTTACCTGGTTATGAATTCGTTATTACAGGTGGTAGTGATTATGCTGGGTTTCCTATGCGTAAAGACGTATTAGGTGGTAACCGAAAGAAAATATTGATAGTTAAAGGTATAGGTATTAGAAAAAACGAGGATGGTCGTAAGGCTAGAAGAACAGTTGCAGGTAACACAGTTATTACTAAAACTGTTCAAATCAATCTTAAGGTTACTAAACAAGGAAAAACGCCTTTGTTTGAAGCTCCTGCAGAAGAATCTCCTGTTGAAGCACCTAAAGAAGAATAA
- the metG gene encoding methionine--tRNA ligase yields the protein MIKLEKKILVTSALPYVNNVPHLGTMVCIVSADVYTRFLRLRGKKVLSVLGTDEHGTTTEAIALKMNMTPEEATDYFFKIHKQVYDWFNCDFDCFGRTSSPENKEITQDIFFKLYKNNFLIEKEEEQFFDVEAQKFLSDRFIEGICPFCSFNDARGDQCDNCGKLLDAKELKNPRSKITGSKPVLKKTKHLYIKLQELQSLLEKHIIKTKNSWSENAITTTNSWLKEGLKERAITRDLKWGIPVPLKGYEEKVFYVWFDAPIGYIAITKANRSDWEIWWKTPDETRLVQFMGKDNIPFHSVLFPASLIGTNDRYTLVDTLSVNEYLNYEDDKFSKSRGVGIFGDNIQDSGIPADVWRYYLMMNRPERTDTNFAWKDFQDKLNNEVVGNFANLVNRTLTFVNKFCDGEVGKITNSWNYDAEIKEIIGFYEDIELKRAIKAIMGLSKKANHFFQENEPWKKIKEQPSVARNDLTVLVNVIKDLALLIQPVMPETSKNILSQLNCDFDSFNDLGKSLENHKIGEVKPLFEKVDDDFIKSLSDKYSGKQVVAKKNLDSLKKPVFRVALIKEVFKHPDADKLFVEKISFGDEERTIVSGLAGHYESEELVGKKIIVVSNLKPAKLRGVLSEGMLLAVSQGKKVGLLECPNAEPGTYLNFEGVESENKEISIDEFFEFELLVDDKGVSAEGVKLIGAEIIVDKNLKGRVK from the coding sequence GTGATTAAGTTAGAAAAAAAGATTTTAGTAACTAGTGCTTTGCCTTACGTTAACAATGTTCCTCATTTAGGAACCATGGTTTGTATTGTTAGTGCAGATGTTTATACTAGGTTTCTTCGTTTACGAGGAAAAAAAGTTTTATCAGTTCTTGGTACTGATGAACATGGAACTACTACTGAAGCTATTGCTTTAAAAATGAACATGACTCCTGAAGAAGCTACTGATTATTTTTTTAAGATTCATAAACAAGTTTATGATTGGTTTAATTGCGACTTTGATTGTTTTGGTAGAACTTCCAGTCCTGAGAATAAAGAAATAACTCAAGACATTTTTTTTAAACTCTATAAAAATAATTTTTTGATCGAGAAAGAAGAAGAACAATTTTTTGATGTTGAAGCTCAAAAGTTTTTATCTGACAGGTTCATTGAAGGAATTTGTCCTTTTTGTTCTTTTAATGACGCTCGAGGCGATCAATGTGATAATTGTGGGAAATTGTTGGATGCTAAGGAATTAAAGAATCCTAGGTCTAAAATTACTGGTTCTAAGCCTGTTCTTAAAAAAACTAAGCATTTATACATTAAGCTTCAAGAATTACAATCTTTGTTAGAGAAACACATTATTAAAACAAAAAATTCTTGGTCTGAGAATGCTATAACTACAACTAATTCTTGGTTAAAAGAAGGTTTAAAAGAAAGAGCTATTACTCGTGATTTAAAGTGGGGTATTCCTGTTCCTCTTAAGGGTTACGAAGAAAAAGTTTTTTATGTTTGGTTCGACGCGCCTATTGGTTACATAGCTATAACTAAGGCTAATAGATCTGATTGGGAGATTTGGTGGAAAACGCCTGATGAGACTAGGCTTGTTCAATTCATGGGAAAAGATAATATTCCTTTTCACTCAGTTTTATTTCCTGCATCTCTTATAGGTACGAATGATAGGTACACTTTAGTTGATACGCTTAGTGTGAATGAATATCTAAATTATGAAGATGATAAGTTTTCTAAATCTAGAGGGGTAGGTATTTTTGGGGATAACATTCAGGATTCAGGTATTCCTGCGGATGTTTGGCGTTATTATTTGATGATGAACAGACCTGAAAGAACTGATACTAATTTTGCTTGGAAGGATTTTCAAGATAAGTTAAATAATGAAGTTGTTGGTAATTTTGCTAATTTGGTTAATAGAACTTTGACTTTTGTGAATAAATTTTGTGATGGCGAGGTTGGAAAAATTACTAATTCTTGGAATTATGATGCTGAAATAAAAGAAATTATTGGTTTTTATGAAGATATAGAACTTAAAAGAGCTATTAAGGCTATAATGGGTTTATCTAAGAAAGCAAATCATTTTTTTCAAGAGAATGAGCCTTGGAAAAAAATAAAGGAACAGCCAAGTGTTGCTAGGAATGATTTGACTGTTTTGGTTAATGTTATTAAAGACTTGGCTTTATTGATTCAACCAGTTATGCCTGAAACTTCTAAGAATATTCTTTCTCAATTAAATTGCGATTTTGATTCTTTTAATGATTTGGGTAAGAGTTTAGAGAATCATAAGATTGGTGAAGTTAAGCCTTTATTTGAAAAAGTTGATGATGATTTCATAAAGTCTTTATCTGATAAGTATTCTGGTAAGCAAGTTGTTGCGAAGAAAAATCTTGATTCTTTAAAGAAGCCTGTGTTTAGGGTTGCTTTGATTAAAGAAGTTTTTAAGCATCCTGATGCTGATAAATTATTTGTTGAGAAGATTAGTTTTGGTGATGAAGAAAGAACTATTGTTTCTGGTTTGGCAGGTCATTATGAGTCTGAGGAATTAGTGGGTAAGAAAATAATAGTTGTATCTAATCTTAAACCTGCTAAACTTAGAGGTGTTTTAAGTGAAGGTATGCTTCTCGCTGTTTCTCAAGGTAAAAAAGTTGGTTTATTAGAGTGTCCTAATGCTGAGCCTGGTACTTATTTGAATTTTGAAGGTGTTGAATCAGAAAACAAAGAGATAAGTATTGATGAATTTTTTGAATTTGAATTATTGGTTGATGATAAAGGTGTGAGTGCTGAAGGCGTAAAATTAATTGGTGCTGAAATAATTGTTGATAAGAATTTAAAGGGAAGAGTTAAGTAA
- the rpiB gene encoding ribose 5-phosphate isomerase B codes for MKRVFVASDHAGVKVKEAVTKFLEDNDFNYEDFSPSNKESDDYPDFAFEVSEAVIKNKSLGILVCGSGIGMSIAANKYKGVRAALCHTPSEAKLSRSHNDANVLVLSGKTLKKNVPGIVKAFFVSDFLKGRHLRRINKIKKFELKK; via the coding sequence ATGAAGAGAGTGTTTGTTGCTAGTGATCATGCAGGCGTAAAAGTTAAAGAAGCAGTTACTAAGTTCTTGGAAGATAATGATTTTAATTATGAGGATTTTTCTCCTTCTAATAAGGAATCGGATGATTATCCTGATTTTGCTTTCGAGGTTTCTGAAGCAGTTATTAAGAATAAGTCTTTAGGAATTCTTGTTTGTGGTTCAGGTATTGGTATGAGTATCGCTGCTAATAAGTATAAAGGGGTTAGAGCTGCTCTTTGTCATACGCCTTCTGAGGCTAAGTTGAGCAGGTCTCATAATGATGCTAATGTTTTAGTGCTTAGTGGTAAAACTCTTAAAAAAAATGTTCCTGGTATTGTTAAAGCTTTTTTTGTTTCTGATTTTTTGAAGGGAAGACATCTTCGTAGGATTAATAAAATTAAGAAGTTTGAATTAAAAAAGTGA
- a CDS encoding METTL5 family protein gives MNMSLKHLSRMLSKLLVFSNPIIGLEQYATSGEVAAELLWSSHMRNLIKDKVVIDLGAGTGILGIGALLLGAKKVVFLEKDSSAIRILEKNIKNVEEEYELPSFEIIQGDVSSITGIFDFVIMNPPFGTKNKNVDTTFLNKAVSLSDNVLSIHKTSTKDYVVKYFEDNEFEVVDVFDFKYHLKKLFEHHDKPVKIIEISGFLGKRIK, from the coding sequence ATGAATATGTCATTAAAACACTTATCTAGGATGTTGTCTAAGTTATTAGTTTTTAGTAATCCTATTATTGGATTAGAACAGTATGCTACAAGCGGAGAAGTCGCTGCTGAGCTATTGTGGTCGTCTCATATGCGTAATTTAATTAAAGATAAAGTAGTTATTGATCTTGGTGCAGGCACAGGGATTCTAGGTATTGGAGCTTTACTTTTAGGTGCTAAAAAAGTTGTTTTCTTAGAAAAAGATTCTTCAGCTATTAGGATTCTTGAAAAAAATATTAAGAACGTAGAAGAAGAATATGAATTGCCTTCTTTTGAAATAATTCAAGGAGATGTTTCTAGTATCACAGGAATTTTTGATTTTGTGATTATGAATCCTCCTTTTGGTACTAAGAATAAAAACGTTGATACTACTTTTCTTAATAAAGCAGTTTCTTTATCAGATAATGTTCTAAGTATTCATAAGACTAGCACGAAAGATTACGTTGTTAAATATTTTGAAGATAATGAATTTGAAGTAGTGGATGTATTTGATTTCAAGTATCATTTAAAGAAATTATTTGAGCATCACGACAAACCAGTTAAAATAATAGAAATTAGTGGTTTTTTAGGCAAAAGAATTAAGTAG
- a CDS encoding DNA-directed RNA polymerase subunit L — MKLTIIENKAQKLVFELEGADHTLCNILKDELKNNDSVSVSTYTISHPLVGKPKFFLETKKGEKPVDALKKAIDNIKKQNATMQKAFKTMK, encoded by the coding sequence ATGAAACTCACAATAATAGAAAATAAAGCACAAAAACTAGTATTTGAATTAGAAGGCGCAGACCACACATTATGCAATATTCTAAAAGACGAACTAAAAAATAATGATTCAGTAAGCGTATCAACCTACACAATAAGTCATCCACTAGTAGGAAAACCAAAATTCTTCTTAGAAACAAAAAAAGGAGAAAAACCAGTTGATGCCCTTAAAAAAGCAATAGATAACATAAAAAAACAAAACGCGACGATGCAAAAAGCATTCAAAACAATGAAGTGA
- a CDS encoding GNAT family N-acetyltransferase, translating into MRIKILKENRINEYSKLARETISESKYYNENAKKSEIQKLGINQIKKDLKNKNNIFIYVENQKEIIAFCNGYKEHGLFWINWIGVKETHRKKGVAKKIIHYLEEEMKKKNIHKIWFDTLIKNEESVQLIKKLKYKKVSTLKNHWYNQDFYLWEKIIN; encoded by the coding sequence ATGAGAATAAAAATTCTAAAAGAAAACAGAATTAATGAATATTCTAAATTAGCAAGAGAAACAATCTCAGAGTCAAAATACTACAATGAAAACGCAAAAAAATCAGAAATACAAAAGTTAGGAATAAATCAAATCAAAAAAGATCTTAAAAACAAAAACAACATTTTCATATACGTAGAAAATCAAAAAGAAATAATAGCATTCTGTAATGGATACAAAGAACATGGATTGTTCTGGATAAATTGGATAGGTGTGAAAGAAACACATAGAAAAAAAGGCGTAGCAAAAAAAATAATACATTATTTAGAAGAAGAAATGAAGAAAAAAAATATTCACAAAATATGGTTTGATACACTAATAAAAAATGAAGAATCAGTTCAATTAATAAAAAAACTAAAATATAAAAAAGTAAGCACATTAAAGAATCATTGGTACAACCAAGACTTTTATCTCTGGGAAAAAATAATAAACTAA
- the nrdR gene encoding transcriptional regulator NrdR: MKCPFCSYPETKVLETRETEEDITRRRRECLKCEKRFTTYEQIELINIMILKKNGTKEIFDRQKVIKSLQIACQKRPITQEQIEAIASKVESKLRINTKKEVTTKNIGEIIIKQLKKLDQVAYIRFASVYNDFQDIESFRKELEKLDSK; the protein is encoded by the coding sequence ATGAAATGTCCATTTTGTAGCTATCCAGAAACTAAGGTTTTAGAAACCAGAGAAACAGAAGAAGACATTACAAGAAGAAGAAGGGAATGTTTGAAGTGCGAAAAACGTTTCACAACTTATGAACAAATAGAACTTATTAACATAATGATACTAAAAAAGAATGGTACTAAAGAAATTTTTGACAGACAAAAAGTCATAAAATCATTGCAAATTGCTTGTCAAAAAAGACCTATTACTCAAGAACAAATAGAGGCTATTGCTTCAAAAGTTGAATCAAAATTAAGGATTAATACAAAAAAAGAAGTAACAACAAAGAATATAGGTGAAATTATTATTAAGCAATTAAAAAAACTTGATCAAGTCGCTTATATACGTTTTGCTTCTGTTTATAATGATTTTCAAGACATTGAGTCGTTTAGAAAAGAGCTGGAAAAGCTTGATTCGAAGTAG